The following coding sequences are from one Pusillimonas sp. DMV24BSW_D window:
- a CDS encoding nucleoside 2-deoxyribosyltransferase, which translates to MKKVYLAGPDVFRVDSVEWGRYLKERCRQAGLEGLYPLDNEISNAGSSFDTARAIALANMQMIREADGVVANLQWFRGKEPDSGTAFEVGAAIALGKPVWAYFPDQGSLKNQVETNQNGLDPDGLLVEDFGLPRNLMMACQWAGFSHSVNEAIQEIARILK; encoded by the coding sequence ATGAAAAAAGTTTATCTGGCGGGGCCTGATGTGTTCCGTGTCGACAGCGTTGAATGGGGGCGGTATTTAAAGGAACGTTGTCGTCAGGCAGGGTTAGAAGGTTTATATCCGTTGGATAATGAAATTTCAAATGCCGGTTCATCGTTTGACACTGCCAGGGCAATCGCGTTGGCTAATATGCAAATGATTCGCGAAGCCGATGGTGTAGTGGCCAACTTGCAGTGGTTTCGCGGCAAAGAGCCTGATTCCGGTACGGCTTTTGAAGTCGGGGCTGCCATTGCGCTTGGCAAGCCGGTGTGGGCCTATTTTCCTGATCAGGGTTCGTTAAAAAATCAAGTTGAGACAAATCAGAACGGCCTTGATCCTGATGGTTTGCTCGTGGAGGATTTTGGTTTGCCGCGTAATTTAATGATGGCGTGTCAATGGGCCGGGTTTAGTCATTCGGTTAACGAAGCGATTCAGGAAATAGCACGTATTTTGAAGTAG
- a CDS encoding peroxiredoxin, translated as MTKFLKPLIFFTCLSLFASPAWALKVGDMAPNFSLPASDGNTYALSDFRGKQAVVLAWFPKAYTYGCTIECKSLAENGDRIRQFDVTYFMASVDPLLDNKGFAEETGADFPLLSDEEKTVAKAYGVLSASGVAKRHTFYIGKDGRILKIDKNVRPETSAEDMVESLEKLGVAKQ; from the coding sequence ATGACTAAATTCCTCAAGCCGCTTATATTTTTTACCTGCCTGTCGCTGTTTGCCTCGCCGGCCTGGGCGCTTAAGGTGGGTGACATGGCACCCAACTTTTCATTACCCGCCTCCGACGGCAACACCTATGCATTATCCGATTTTCGGGGCAAACAAGCGGTTGTGCTGGCCTGGTTTCCCAAAGCGTACACCTACGGCTGCACCATTGAGTGCAAATCTTTAGCCGAAAACGGTGACAGGATCCGCCAGTTTGATGTCACCTATTTCATGGCCAGTGTAGACCCGCTGCTCGACAACAAAGGGTTTGCCGAAGAAACCGGTGCCGATTTCCCTTTATTAAGCGATGAAGAGAAAACCGTTGCCAAAGCGTACGGCGTCCTAAGCGCATCGGGTGTAGCCAAGCGGCATACGTTTTATATCGGCAAAGACGGGCGTATTCTGAAAATTGATAAAAATGTACGGCCTGAAACATCGGCGGAGGATATGGTTGAGTCTTTAGAGAAACTTGGAGTAGCAAAGCAATGA
- a CDS encoding ketopantoate reductase family protein has protein sequence MKILMVGAGAVGGQFGAYLHESGADIQFLLRPARKKIIDAEGLTLELPAGKLQIKPRTLGAAELTPDFDLIIVSCKAYSLESVITDITPAIGEQTVLLPLLNGLRHLDILGHKFGDERVLGGIAKTVATLSSPSCIQIKHGPGNITVGARTPGQQQIAHAVWSQLHAGGIQAYFSEHVMDDMWDKYCLMASLGAANCLLGGTVGEYMRSQAGGEIALQLFKECVDTAQASGHPLHPESIARIRNALTNRHSSFGASMYRDMQAGLPVEGDHLVGDMMRRGEALGVACPMLKIAHAVLETYMGRRES, from the coding sequence ATGAAAATTCTAATGGTTGGGGCCGGCGCCGTCGGTGGCCAGTTTGGCGCGTATTTACACGAAAGCGGTGCAGACATTCAGTTTTTGTTGCGCCCGGCCCGCAAAAAGATTATCGATGCGGAAGGCCTCACGCTCGAATTGCCTGCGGGTAAATTACAAATTAAGCCACGCACGCTTGGCGCCGCTGAACTAACCCCGGATTTCGATCTGATCATTGTGAGCTGCAAGGCCTATTCACTTGAGAGTGTCATCACCGATATCACCCCGGCTATCGGCGAGCAGACCGTTCTCCTGCCCTTGTTGAACGGGCTTAGACACCTTGACATTCTAGGCCACAAATTTGGTGATGAGCGCGTCTTGGGTGGTATTGCGAAAACCGTCGCGACACTCTCTTCACCTTCATGCATTCAAATCAAACATGGGCCTGGCAATATCACAGTTGGCGCGCGCACGCCCGGCCAACAGCAAATAGCACACGCGGTGTGGTCGCAGTTGCATGCCGGCGGCATTCAAGCCTATTTCAGTGAACATGTTATGGACGACATGTGGGACAAATACTGTCTTATGGCATCGTTAGGTGCTGCGAACTGCCTGCTGGGTGGAACAGTTGGCGAGTACATGCGCAGCCAGGCGGGCGGAGAAATTGCGCTGCAATTATTTAAAGAATGCGTCGACACCGCCCAGGCATCAGGACACCCGCTGCATCCAGAGTCGATTGCTCGCATACGAAATGCGTTAACCAATCGCCACTCCAGCTTCGGCGCATCAATGTATCGCGATATGCAAGCAGGCCTGCCCGTTGAAGGCGACCATTTGGTGGGTGACATGATGCGCCGAGGCGAAGCATTGGGCGTTGCATGCCCCATGCTGAAAATTGCGCATGCCGTGCTGGAAACGTATATGGGGCGCCGCGAAAGCTAG
- a CDS encoding flavin reductase family protein, with protein sequence MEPSVFETVLLKHANRLINHGPTVLVTSAHNGKQNVMAAAWSMPVEFDPPRIAIVIDKTTYTRELIESSGVFGICIPGVAAVDLTYSVGRISGREHDKISALQMPIVAGETTGVPLLEQSCSAWMECRHLPEKHTEDAYDTCFAEVVNAAANSTVFTNGRWQFNDANKPLHTIHHLGGGVFSSSGTIVQGKNLL encoded by the coding sequence ATGGAACCTTCTGTTTTTGAAACTGTATTGTTGAAGCATGCCAATCGTTTAATTAATCATGGGCCCACCGTGCTGGTAACCAGTGCGCATAATGGAAAACAGAATGTTATGGCGGCGGCGTGGTCAATGCCGGTTGAGTTCGACCCACCCCGCATTGCGATCGTCATTGATAAAACCACCTATACCCGCGAACTGATCGAAAGCAGTGGCGTGTTTGGAATTTGTATTCCTGGGGTTGCGGCAGTCGACTTAACTTATTCGGTGGGGCGTATAAGCGGGCGTGAACACGATAAGATCAGTGCGTTGCAAATGCCAATTGTCGCTGGTGAAACCACGGGTGTGCCGCTTTTGGAACAAAGTTGCAGTGCGTGGATGGAGTGCCGGCATCTTCCTGAAAAGCACACCGAAGATGCCTACGATACGTGTTTTGCAGAGGTGGTGAACGCAGCGGCTAATTCGACGGTGTTTACGAATGGGCGATGGCAATTCAATGACGCAAACAAGCCACTGCACACCATTCATCACCTGGGGGGTGGCGTTTTTTCCAGTTCTGGAACTATTGTTCAAGGCAAAAATTTACTGTGA
- a CDS encoding SLC13 family permease — MTLIRKVQGGQCLQKMAPWRFVFCIAVGIIVWYTVPASVETRLGLGLFVFIGLLWITQALHLVVTALLVPLLAAILGLMPVKEGLSSFANPTIFLFMGGFALAAALATHGLDRALALFMLRLSKGQQLRAVLLLCGLTALLSMWMSNTATVAMMLPLALGLLAQHDGANTCHPRTQAFILLALAYSASIGGMGTIVGSPPNAIVAAYGGITFAQWMALAVPVVALLWPLMLLVLWLILRPEFSQVSVLSNEGFKWSQAKTKAVAIFLLTVFAWIMGGWLAPLIGISADFDTVVALAAIVALAGFRVVSWSDLQKHMQWGVLLLFGGGIALGQVMAASGASAYLAEIVLGNILGLPVWLIITVIVACVVFLTEFVSNTASAALLVPLLAPVAVAMDLQPLYLGAAIALSASCAFMLPVATPPNALVFATDRVPQPTMMRCGFALNLMCIAVLASIVYLWW; from the coding sequence ATGACGTTAATACGTAAGGTACAGGGGGGTCAATGCCTGCAGAAAATGGCGCCTTGGCGGTTTGTTTTTTGCATCGCGGTGGGCATAATAGTTTGGTACACGGTGCCCGCGAGCGTTGAAACCCGCCTCGGTTTAGGCCTGTTCGTTTTTATCGGCTTATTGTGGATCACACAGGCATTGCATTTGGTTGTCACCGCGTTGCTGGTGCCACTACTTGCGGCAATCTTGGGGCTCATGCCTGTTAAAGAGGGGTTGTCGTCTTTTGCCAACCCTACGATTTTTCTGTTTATGGGTGGCTTCGCGTTGGCCGCCGCGTTGGCAACACATGGTCTTGACCGTGCATTGGCTTTGTTTATGTTGCGTTTGTCGAAAGGGCAGCAGCTTAGGGCGGTGTTATTACTTTGCGGATTAACTGCTTTGCTTTCCATGTGGATGAGTAACACGGCGACGGTCGCGATGATGTTGCCTTTGGCTCTGGGGCTTCTGGCGCAACACGACGGTGCCAATACCTGCCACCCAAGAACCCAGGCTTTTATTTTGCTGGCTTTGGCCTATAGTGCCAGCATAGGGGGAATGGGAACGATTGTGGGTAGCCCCCCTAACGCGATTGTGGCTGCATACGGCGGTATTACTTTCGCACAATGGATGGCGCTGGCGGTGCCCGTTGTGGCGTTACTCTGGCCGCTTATGCTGCTGGTGTTGTGGCTCATCCTTCGGCCTGAATTTTCGCAGGTCTCTGTACTTTCCAATGAGGGTTTTAAATGGTCGCAGGCGAAAACGAAAGCTGTTGCTATTTTCCTGCTAACGGTTTTTGCCTGGATCATGGGCGGGTGGCTGGCACCATTAATCGGTATCAGTGCAGACTTCGATACCGTGGTGGCACTCGCAGCTATTGTTGCCTTGGCCGGGTTCCGCGTAGTCAGTTGGTCTGATCTTCAGAAACACATGCAATGGGGCGTGTTGTTACTTTTTGGAGGGGGTATTGCCTTAGGCCAAGTCATGGCGGCCAGTGGCGCCAGCGCTTATCTGGCCGAGATCGTGCTGGGCAATATCCTGGGGTTGCCGGTTTGGCTGATTATTACCGTTATTGTGGCCTGTGTCGTGTTTCTTACAGAGTTTGTCAGCAATACGGCCAGCGCAGCTTTGTTGGTGCCGTTGCTTGCGCCCGTAGCAGTGGCGATGGATTTGCAGCCACTTTATCTGGGCGCGGCAATCGCGTTATCGGCCTCTTGCGCGTTCATGTTGCCGGTTGCTACGCCCCCCAATGCATTGGTTTTCGCAACAGACCGTGTGCCACAGCCCACAATGATGCGTTGTGGATTCGCCTTGAACTTAATGTGTATCGCGGTGCTTGCAAGCATCGTGTATCTTTGGTGGTAA